In Hyperolius riggenbachi isolate aHypRig1 chromosome 1, aHypRig1.pri, whole genome shotgun sequence, the genomic window caCATCATTTCaaggaaaaaatattattataagacagtgtcttattttcggggaaacacggtacacatgtatatctcatcatatcacatgtcacctcaggaacactttaaaggaatactgtaggggggggggggttgggggaaaattagttgaacttacctggggcttgtaatggtcccccgcagacatcctgtgcccgcgcagccattcgccgatgctccggccccgcatccggttcacttctggaatttcagactttaaagtctgaaaaccactgcccctgcgttgccgtgtcctcgctcccgctgacgtcatcaggagtgtagtgcgcaggctcagtatggtctgtgtctgcgcagtatgctcctggtgacatcagcgggagcgaggacacggcaacgcaggcgcagtggttttcagactttaaagtctgaaattccagaagtgaaccggaggcggggccggagcatcagtgaatggctgcgcgggcacaggatgtctacaggggaccattagaagccctgggtaagttcaactcattttcccccgacccccctacagtattcctttaaggtaacACACTATTGATAACAATACTAAAATGATGCCCCCTCATTACTTGCTATCTTTAGTAAATTATAGCCTACCCCACTAAAATTCCTAGAATGGCTAATGATAAATGATCCCAATGTTAAAACACAGTTGTAATCATTGGAACATTGCTTAGATGAAGTAAATATCATCGATAGCCATACTAATATGCCCCCTCATTGCATATAATGTGGAGACATATTATTATGCATAATATTATGGTTATCAAGGATATTCATTTTCATAATGctccaaacaaaaaaaacacaacattcagggggcgtggcctggcaCCGTGGTGGATGGCAGCCTAGCTCCTTAGCTCGTGTCTCACCCGTGGCTTTTAGGGCCTCTATCTCCGCTTCTGGCCGCCTGACTACCTGAAGAGGCCCCTCTCCCGGCTCCCAGTACCTCTAGCATCCAGCCCATCCAGTTTGGAGGAGATCCGCTGACCTCCGCGGACTACCGCGCCAGAGGCCTCCCGATTGCGGCAGCAGCTTCAAATTTAGCCCCCGGCTTCATTGGGGCGACTaggccgcaatttttttttttgctgctggagCTTCTGTGGGGAGATCTTGGACTGCTGGCACCCACCCTGACCCTCTCCTGACGCTGCTAGCCTCTGCAGGAGTCTTTTCTTTAGGCTCCATCTACATCTTTGGTGGGGGTAAGTGACTGTGGTGTGAGGGTCTGGAACACTATCCCCCATTCTATCATCTCAGAGGCTCCTGTCCTTCCTCCTGCCTGCCTccatacatataaatatacacttttttttttttttttctccacttctCCTTCTGCTATCACCTGCTATCTACAAGCTGCACCCTTAAAGGGACATACCCACTCATCACTCCAATATCATGTCGGAAGTCACCCCAGAGAGTTCGGCCCCACAAAACTTACTTACTTTGGAAGCCTTGGATGATAGGCTGAATGTGCTGTTTAGTAAATTTACGCTCTCTCTGACTGCGGAACTATCTAAGTTATCTTCTGAATTGAGAGGTGAAATAACGTCTCTCGGTGACCGTACCAGTCACCTAGAGACTAAAATGGATCAGTTAGTGGACTATGCTAATGCTTTGGAGGAAGAAAATGCAGTTTTGAAAACCGATGTTGCGCTACTGAAAATGCAGCAGGAGGATCAAGAGAATAGGGACAGACGTCAAAACCTGCGATTTAAAGGTATCCCTGAAACTATTTTGGATGCAGATCTCCCTAAGTATCTTCTGGAATTTTTTAAGCAATTGGTGCCATCTATCCCAGATGCAGATTGGAGGTTGGACAGAGCCCATAGATCTCTTGCACCTAAGCCTCAGCAAGGAGTTAAACCTAGAGATGTTGTGGTACGTTTTCACTACTATGACAGCAAGGAATCACTGGCGAAGGCGGCAAGGAATTTTCCGCATCTGGACTTTAAAGGGGCCCAAATTCAGGTATTCAATGACATAGCTGTCTCCACCCTTGAGAAGCGTCGTTCTCTACAGCCGGTGACGTCTATTCTGCAAGCACATAAAATTCCATATCGATGGGGCTTCCCGTTCAAATTGCAGGTTCGCAAAGATGGTGTGCAGCATTTTATGAGAGACATTTCAGAAGCTGACAAGTTCTTGGATAAGTTGGGTCTCCCCTCCCTCCCGAAGGATTACAAATCGCCGATGTCTCAGAAACATGCCAGATCTCCTCAGAAAGACTGGTCGGCTCTTCCCCCCAAAATGGCTAGAGTGTCCAGGCGCTCCTCTCCTCGCCATCTTGCTATGGACACTTGAAGTAATGTTTTCATCTACGCAGTTTTTGTGATTACTGGAGCCCGTCCTACGCACTGTTTGCCATGGGCGGGAGTTGGGCACCTCCACCCATtgccagtcacacctccaccTATGGGTTGTTGGCTTCGCCACCCCTTGCCCTGGTTTAGACTACAATCagagtggttttttttgtttttcatactgTCATGGCTATCTCAGGTCATGCAAAGTTCTTATTTTCCTATCCAAATTTCTATGTTCTTGATCTATCTGTTGAGTAATTACtgttcttatttttatgtttctTTGACTGACCAAACGTTTAAAATTCTAATGCTATGTTGTACCATCTCATTCCGCCAATGCTATTCATGCACACCTGGTTTTTCTGCTGACATTTCTGAATGTGATCACCTATTACATACACCATGGTGAAACTTGTATCATATAATGTGAAAGGGCTGAACTCTAACAAGAAGCGGGTTTTAGCTCTTAAGCAATTCCGTGAGTCAGAGGCAGATATAATCCTTGTTCAGGAGACTCACTTTAAGCGAGGTGGCTCCTTCACCTTTGCCAGTAAACATTTCCCTGTCCACTATACAGCGAGCTGCCCCACAGGTAAGGGAGGAGTAGCCATATTGTTTAAACGGGACATGAATATTGAAGTGTTATCCACTAAATTAGATCCTAAAGGTCGCTATattatcttaaaatgtaaaatgggAGACTTAACCTTTGTGCTTATTAATCTCTATGCTCCTAATGAGCGACAGGTGGCCTTTATTTCAAAGGTACTAGCTTTCTGGCAGGACATGGACTGTGCTGCTGTCATTGTTGGTGGAGACTTTAATGTTATTCATTCCCCAGGCCTTGATTGGCTATCACCCAATAAATTAGCACCTTCAGCAGCCACTATTAATCTAGCCAAGTCGTTCCGCAAACTGATTAGGTCATACCATCTCCTAGACGCAGTCAGGATTGCACTGTCAAACCAAAAGAGATTCACTTTCTACTCGCCGGTACATCAAACCCATACTAGAATAGACCATTTTTTGGTCTCTGCTCCTATTCTTAGATGTATGATTACGGCAGAAATCCATGACATTACGTGGTCCGATCATGCCCCTATTTCGCTTCAAATTACCACTTCTTTACTCAAGAAGAAAACATTTCATTGGCGACTTAATGAATCTCTTCTGCTCAATGAAGACACTAAATTGGAGCTGCAATCCTCACTGCGGGAATTCTTTGAGTTAAACGAGGGTTCGGTGGATAAGCTATCCATCCTGTGGGAGGCTCATAAGGCTTACATTAGAGGTCAGTGCATCGCTCTGGGATCTAATAAGAAAAAACAAAGGCTTTTGCGGAGCGCGGCACTGACCTCGGGTATACGCAGAGTGGAATTGGAATATGCCCAAACCCCTTCGTTACACTTGCTGAAGCGGCTATTGGAAATGAGAAATGAATTGAAAGACATACAGCTAGCTCAGGCAAATAAATCCCTATTATGGTCCAGACAATATTATTATGAAAAAGCAAATAAACCTCTTACTCCTATGGCCAAAATGCTGAGAGGGCATACTTCTGCACCTATACCGGATAAAATTGTAACACCTGGTGGTAAAACTCTCTATGATCCCCAACATATTGCTGACGAGTTTAGTAAATTTTATAAGGATCTTTACTCCTGTCTAGACAGGGGTAGACATCCTGCATTTGATGCCAATAAACTGGATCAGTTTCTATCTCGTTGCAGACTGCCTAAGCTTCAGAAGGGAGATCAAGATCTTCTGAATGCTCCTATAACCTTGGCGGAGTTGTTAGAGGCCATTAAAGCAATACCTCTACATAAGGCACCAGGCCCAGACGGGCTTCCCAATGTTTACTATAAGACCTTCCAAGACATCCTGGCCCCGTATATGGTCAGACTTTTTAACAACCTGATGAACGGTTTAGATTGTCCGCAGTATTTTGGTCACTCCTTCATCAGTGTTATTCTGAAATCAGGTAAAGACGAGACGGCTTGCGGTAGTTATCGTCCCATAGCTCTCCTTAATACCGATTACAAGGTGTTTACCAAAATTCTGGCGACTAGGCTCGCTAGTATCCTTCCAGATTTGATCGATAAAGATCAAGTAGGTTTTACATACTTTCGACAAGCGGGGGATAATACTAGGCGAACAATTTCTCTCATTGATTCTGTGAACCATACTAAGACACCAGCCTTGCTGCTTAGTTTAGATgcagaaaaggcctttgacaggcTGAGTTGGCCTTACATGTTCTCCCTTCTGAAGCATTTGGGTTTTTCGGGTTCTTTTGCAACAGCTCTCTCCCTTTTATACTCAGCCCCTACGGCCCAAATCAAACTGCCCTCGGTCGCCTCTGATCCCTTTCAAATAATAAACGGGACTAGACAGGGCTGTCCTTTATCGCCCCTTCTATTTGTCCTATGCATTGAGCCACTGGCCTCAGCTATTCGGGAATCTCCAGACGTCATGGGAATTTGTGTGGGTTCTAAACAATTTAAATTATCGTTATTTGCAGACGACATCTTACTTACTCTGACTAACCCCCTGACTACTCTTCCCTGTCTCCATAGGATTCTAGTCGAATTTGGTGCCCTCTCTGGATACAAAGTTAATTCCTCTAAGACAGAGGCACTCCCGATTAATATTTCTCTAGAAATGGCCTCCATTATAAAAGCTTCCTTTCCATATCGCTGGTGCCCATCTTCAATTAAATATTTGGGTATACATCTCACCTCTACCTACGACAGCCTCTATTCGGTTAATTATATCCCGTTGTTAGCAGAAGTGAGGCGCTTATTGAAAACCTGGTCCCCCCTCAAATTATCCCTACTCGGTAGAATTTGTAGCATATCCATGTCTATACTACCGAAACTACTATATCTTTTCGAAACTCTACCGGTAAAAGTGCCTTTTACGACCTTAACGGCCCTGCAAAAAGATATCCTCCATTATATTTGGTTAAACAAATCCTCTAGGATCCCACGCTCGGTTATGCTGACCAGGAGAGAACACGGAGGTCTGGGCGTTCCTGATATCACAAAATACTATTTAGCTGCCCACTTGAGACATGTGATTTCTTGGACCCAATTGCACGCATTTTCtaaatggatgcaaattgaaaaacttTGGTTAGCCCCTGTTCATCCGTGTTCCCTCCTTTGGTCATCAAGACTCCCTGACACGGTCAACCCTCTCCTCCGTACCATGCATTTTACCAAGAATATTTGGCATTACTGCTCATCAAAGTTTCCCCTTACTACTAACCCCTCGTCCTTAGTTAATGTAATTTTTAATCCATTGATCCCTAATAGCTCATCATCTTTAGTAGTTAAGGGTTGGTCAGATGGCAATATCTTTCAACTTAGGCATCTTCTAGATCCCATTTCAAAAACATTTGTTTCTGCAGACCAGCTCTCCCAACGGGTCAATTTAACTCCTGCCCTACGCTTCAATTTTCATCAAATCAAACATTATGCTAAATCCTTAGGAAATTCAGACTTTACCTCCTCACCTACCCCGTTTGAAAGTCTATGCAATAATGGCCCGACGCAGACACACTTAATTTCCTCTATTTATAAAATTCTCTGTGCTTTTCCAGCAGACACTTTACCTTCCCACAGGTACATGGAATATTGGTCCCGGGCCCTCTCTATGGATATTACAGCTCCAATGTGGTCCAAGATCTGGCAGTCTATCGCTAAATCCACGCAATGCTCAATCCACAAAGAAAACCATTATAAAATTCTTTTGCTCTGGTACAGGACTCCAGACAAATTACACCGTTGGTTCCCAAATACCTCACCAACTTGTTGGAGGTGTAAGGACAAGGTGGGTTCGCTGATGCATATCTTCTGGGACTGTCCTCTAATTAAACCTTTTTGGGAGACTGTTTCATTACTCATTTCAGAAGTTTTTGAATCCCATATAGACCTGCATCCGCTTAACGCACTTCTAGGCCTTCCTGTTAAGAATCTCCCTCGTAAACGGTGGAAGCTTATGTTACATATATTATCTGCAGCAAAGAGGTTAATTGCCCAATTTTGGAAATCCACAACGATTCCTAGTAAAACAATATTAATAGATAAGATTAATGATGTTAGGAGATTGGAAGATCTAACGGCCAGAAGCCATGATAATATCGAGGCACATGGCGAGCTGTGGGATCCATGGGAGGACTGGGATATGACATTGTGGCTCCAATCACGTAATCGTAAGCCTtcataatttttttgttgtttatggaATACCTTTTGATTAGCTTGGATGGTTTGGGATGTGTTCACTATATTTTAATATCTGTTGGTTTGTGTTAGTGACTTAACTATTTGGTCGGTTATAAGTCtgtgttgtttgtttttgtatgttttttcctAATATGGAAGTCCTGCcatattataaatcttattttatgTTCGTCATTATACATGGATTAGCGAGCCTATTGGATCTACAGGGTGAACTATGTCACTATGGCTTGAGAACCTTTCCCCTGTATAACTTGCGTTCATTGTGAAGATAACTGTATTCATCCTGCTTGCTATTCTAATAGTACCTATGTTTTATATAATTTGCTACTGTATTTGtcttttcttatttcaataaaaaattgATTGATTATTAAAAAACACAACATTCAGACTGGGCTCAATGATCCTATTTCTTTAGTTTTACAAACTTAAAAAAGATTGTTTTCCCTCTCTCCTTCACAGCTTATACAGTTCCTGAAGGAAAATCTTTGCCCTCAAGAGGGCACTGTTCAGTCAAATGAAGTCACTGAGAAACCA contains:
- the ALPK2 gene encoding alpha-protein kinase 2 isoform X1; translation: MVKLVSYNVKGLNSNKKRVLALKQFRESEADIILVQETHFKRGGSFTFASKHFPVHYTASCPTGKGGVAILFKRDMNIEVLSTKLDPKGRYIILKCKMGDLTFVLINLYAPNERQVAFISKVLAFWQDMDCAAVIVGGDFNVIHSPGLDWLSPNKLAPSAATINLAKSFRKLIRSYHLLDAVRIALSNQKRFTFYSPVHQTHTRIDHFLVSAPILRCMITAEIHDITWSDHAPISLQITTSLLKKKTFHWRLNESLLLNEDTKLELQSSLREFFELNEGSVDKLSILWEAHKAYIRGQCIALGSNKKKQRLLRSAALTSGIRRVELEYAQTPSLHLLKRLLEMRNELKDIQLAQANKSLLWSRQYYYEKANKPLTPMAKMLRGHTSAPIPDKIVTPGGKTLYDPQHIADEFSKFYKDLYSCLDRGRHPAFDANKLDQFLSRCRLPKLQKGDQDLLNAPITLAELLEAIKAIPLHKAPGPDGLPNVYYKTFQDILAPYMVRLFNNLMNGLDCPQYFGHSFISVILKSGKDETACGSYRPIALLNTDYKVFTKILATRLASILPDLIDKDQVGFTYFRQAGDNTRRTISLIDSVNHTKTPALLLSLDAEKAFDRLSWPYMFSLLKHLGFSGSFATALSLLYSAPTAQIKLPSVASDPFQIINGTRQGCPLSPLLFVLCIEPLASAIRESPDVMGICVGSKQFKLSLFADDILLTLTNPLTTLPCLHRILVEFGALSGYKVNSSKTEALPINISLEMASIIKASFPYRWCPSSIKYLGIHLTSTYDSLYSVNYIPLLAEVRRLLKTWSPLKLSLLGRICSISMSILPKLLYLFETLPVKVPFTTLTALQKDILHYIWLNKSSRIPRSVMLTRREHGGLGVPDITKYYLAAHLRHVISWTQLHAFSKWMQIEKLWLAPVHPCSLLWSSRLPDTVNPLLRTMHFTKNIWHYCSSKFPLTTNPSSLVNVIFNPLIPNSSSSLVVKGWSDGNIFQLRHLLDPISKTFVSADQLSQRVNLTPALRFNFHQIKHYAKSLGNSDFTSSPTPFESLCNNGPTQTHLISSIYKILCAFPADTLPSHRYMEYWSRALSMDITAPMWSKIWQSIAKSTQCSIHKENHYKILLLWYRTPDKLHRWFPNTSPTCWRCKDKLIQFLKENLCPQEGTVQSNEVTEKPEEELSEDSQELEDSAKRPPEFENQDDIHFLEKQQESIKNHDTVIEKELSMLELPVCSIDTDITEHGLEILDHVSEVVDCGLQNVDSEQNNVESESQIVDVTFQAVDNGSPLGGISSYEPCGLDVGENKTSTTGDCEKGHHDLETFSPNCQAGDVTNDITKATNNGAIQLDVDQPPGENTTTDNTPEMPNVLNNSNIALEPIEEYKSLVVENSPSADDNLRTNSSQTISGKQMKRNASDQQEKDDIHNKKKAVEASSLNNHSSSLSEMNHEAIIVVENNHGGVDKKPMSPCNENSEILSLEKTKADMLNNPTEIEKTHSLHDKDYIPNSRELSQVCEDPDTIRGAELLRAQSVDLDQTKGASCSLWLMGSTNFCERSTESKMVKKKFKAGAKDATKNAGNEAEAVDVNERYPPEEEKRIKRQNSSDTTTTKDSKKAPKLTHCIQAEMFPDSSGNLKLFCQFGEIHADSTITWTKDSKLLARMHRTPNDDSPVSLAIVQTTKKDQGVYHCMLKNMHGKVTTDFHLTAEVLEQLARYQDSEGGEEIEFNQLLFREDFITDMYFGGNLHGRIATEELHFGEGVHRKAFRSKVMCGLLPVFNPGHLCVLKVHNAIAYGTKTNDELVQKNYKLAVQECYVQNTAREYAKIYAAEAEQLEDFGRVPEVIPIFLIHRPANNIPYATVEEELLGDFVKYSIKDGKEINVMRKESEAGQKCCTFQHWVYERTNGNLLVTDMQGVGMKLTDIGIATLSKGYRGFKGNCSVSFIDQFKALHQCNKYCEILGLQSLKPANPKAKKPTPTKEKAQPIPTTSRKSRNCTKPKTKT